A portion of the Chlamydia avium 10DC88 genome contains these proteins:
- a CDS encoding acetyl-CoA carboxylase carboxyltransferase subunit alpha → MELLPHEKQVVEYEKTIADFKEKNKKNSLLSSSEIQKLERRLDKLKEKIYSDLTPWERVQICRHPSRPRSVNYIEGICDEFMELAGDRTFRDDPAVVGGLAKIQNQKFMLIGQEKGCDTASRVHRNFGMLYPEGFRKALRLSKMAEKFHLPIVFLVDTPGAFPGLTAEERGQGWAIANNLFELSRLKTPIIVLIIGEGCSGGALGMAIGDVIAMLEHSYYSVISPEGCASILWKDPKKNSEAAAMLKMHGEDLKQFSIVDVVIKEPVGGAHHDPAAVYESVQRFILQEWLRLKDLSIENLLEKRYQKFRTIGLYETSSESGPQV, encoded by the coding sequence ATGGAGCTTCTTCCCCACGAAAAACAAGTGGTTGAGTATGAGAAAACGATTGCTGACTTTAAGGAAAAGAACAAAAAAAATTCTTTACTTTCCTCTTCTGAGATACAAAAATTGGAAAGGCGTCTAGATAAATTAAAAGAGAAAATCTATTCCGACTTAACTCCTTGGGAGCGCGTTCAGATTTGTCGTCATCCTTCACGTCCTCGTTCGGTTAATTACATAGAGGGTATATGTGATGAGTTTATGGAGTTAGCAGGGGATAGAACTTTTCGAGATGATCCCGCTGTTGTCGGTGGATTAGCAAAAATACAAAACCAAAAGTTTATGCTTATTGGACAGGAGAAGGGATGTGATACAGCTTCTCGTGTTCATAGGAACTTTGGAATGCTCTATCCGGAAGGGTTTCGTAAAGCTTTGCGTTTATCAAAAATGGCGGAGAAGTTTCACCTGCCTATTGTTTTTCTAGTAGACACTCCTGGAGCATTTCCTGGATTGACGGCCGAAGAACGTGGCCAGGGTTGGGCAATCGCTAATAATCTCTTTGAATTATCTAGGCTCAAAACCCCAATTATTGTTCTTATTATTGGAGAAGGATGTTCAGGAGGAGCTTTGGGCATGGCTATTGGCGATGTCATTGCAATGTTAGAGCATTCCTATTATTCTGTAATTTCTCCGGAAGGCTGCGCATCAATTCTTTGGAAAGATCCTAAGAAAAATAGTGAGGCCGCTGCTATGTTAAAAATGCATGGTGAAGATCTTAAGCAGTTTTCTATAGTCGATGTGGTTATCAAAGAACCTGTGGGAGGGGCACATCACGATCCCGCTGCAGTCTATGAAAGTGTGCAGAGATTTATACTTCAGGAATGGTTGCGATTAAAAGACCTGTCCATAGAGAATTTATTAGAAAAACGATATCAAAAATTTCGGACTATAGGTCTTTATGAAACTTCTTCTGAAAGCGGTCCTCAGGTATAA